Proteins encoded by one window of Aphidius gifuensis isolate YNYX2018 linkage group LG2, ASM1490517v1, whole genome shotgun sequence:
- the LOC122848051 gene encoding ral GTPase-activating protein subunit beta isoform X1, translating to MNLGVFNRVNLKDTGGGMYSEWASLSSLIQRGSDESRSVLDKFSAGAGREVALSIVRQLSSNLGISQAAEPSTLNTDKEVQWCMEVICYGLSLPLAEHDTVRDCVNVYCEWLSALYSTPKISVPKPIVDDPNFYARKIISHFHNLFVPRKGEVWPFLYQDLGADTINKQAVLCHRVLRTLQQVARSTAILDGETWESLLLFLIGINDALLAPPAVREDAGEQLCERVLGVLLEVWLVACEKNFPSPPLWRTLRESCLRWRHRLALIEQWNRVCLALTAKLLNIMYGPMFPELKISEEDMTLVPSTISDEAVAQAWYRLLRTIGDPVDLCRPAVVSQTQAFLQYAIASTNVVDPCQHPCLQALPHIFLKAIKGIAGQVDAFLGISQANCWEECCSNNYHNTYNNNNNNNNNSSNASTLQGGNHHYYYGYSIGGVGGNDKSGTNRDQPQPSPTPPPTQRRLAKSFSVTPSAVTKGMPKASLIGLTTSRITSQPLAFGNSGPSSTSSTASVASISCNENRPSLAPGRPKCNSIFHLFGEWLFEAALIGTNGWSQNLPQPLGASKRPSSVLVDGPSSLQETKTEIPSSLGIDRYESGRAEAIGALCRIICAKKTGEDILPVYLSRFYQAISRGLNIDNININDNNRECGETLASILINSSDLFRLDLDGVEILAPAILTALELVLPDKDLKLKSQNISKIELRRASIQILLSMLVLPLHYQNLEIRELPNTSVGIGFEKNTLTFGQLKPRLMNLLINALQVENDSLNTHMLLGGLMLSVQDSATVEEVEKTTVIESMINDNTTTNLLSSVSSDSTSQISIASDIRSLGESSDVGTVQEETSAFDSAHALFLRATYLVCHRLISSWKTDLNISLAALELLSGLARTKIRETARRPTDALECKRAVKWLCDYITYQCFRPPPAHSKDLHSSIVAAFGCLTTWLTAHPELLQDKDCLTTVFEVVELGVSGTKSIGKPGEQIKMKDEKELKPASMRVRDAADSLLTIILEQVGYFPSACGAQSLSSLIDEITLCQKLKKQTTINGNNRQLAVEKFRYFVAENNATMLALLEEPLIDDNDNDGDGDKDDEDDDVNLDDDDDDDDDDGNIKKNNNLNSKKEKQIPTVTVLIRGPFGRHAWTMKLRHLPRHKSGFKSINENLGRPLPLAEEIIKTDFKPKFFPDNIDKIPHCKVDESIPSLDTVMNDNDTIKNEHYLLENLLDKQIINESNIDNKIIDDNYSECMTPNNSYDYQTARLFLSHFGFLNIESLIQSANNNNDKSNCCNLIALDPTLNGFLADLDSIDQTSPRTCDTVHIFYVKSGQKNPIDILSNVVNKNYVSANFLEFINSLGWPVDVSNHCGWTGHVSTSWHATPPPPSSSSSSINFDNHGGSLYNGNTQILYWADVNSEIAFIIPTCDSLSTTTTTATSSSSSSSSHGIMIAESLDERELSYGSDCTISNHTNFERSISDIVNNKNITINSHNPRTMSLDLDKQPLSLNDKSSTTTTTTTTSTVTDTTTTTNTTRPRRITKHSLPGQTDTRIMIVWLESHEDYLNFPISQLLSSTNTGIDTCRVLQSSDVQVIYLQSLNNGLMRVKLQGPITRINLATPLVDGMIVSRRVLGTLVRQTSLNMGKRKRLDNDTYHPPHVRRRLKIQDMIYKYKRHLSQPELLTLLFTNPHK from the exons ATGAATTTAGGCGTATTTAACAGAGTTAATCTCAAG gaTACTGGAGGTGGAATGTATTCAGAATGGGCATCATTGAGTTCATTGATACAAAGAGGCTCAGATGAGAGTCGTAGtgttttagataaattttcagCAGGTGCTGGACGTGAAGTTGCACTTTCAATTGTACgtcaattatcatcaaatcTTGGTATATCACAAGCTGCTGAACCAAGTACATTAAATACAGATAAAGAAGTACAATGGTGTATGGAAGTAATATGTTATGGTTTATCATTACCCCTGGCTGAACATGATACTGTACGTGATTGTGTCAATGTTTATTGTGAATGGCTATCAGCACTATATTCTACACCAAAAATATCAGTACCAAAACCAATTGTTGATGATCCAAATTTTTATGCCAGAAAAATCATCAgtcattttcataatttatttgtaccaAGAAAAGGCGAAG TTTGGCCATTTTTGTATCAAGATTTAG GAGctgatacaataaataaacaagcaGTATTGTGTCATCGTGTATTACGAACACTTCAACAAGTTGCACGTAGTACAGCTATTTTAGATGGTGAAACTTGggaaagtttattattatttttaattggtatTAATGATGCATTATTGGCACCACCAGCTGTTCGTGAAGATGCCGGTGAACAATTATGTGAAAGAGTACTTGGTGTACTTCTTGAAGTTTGGCTTGTtgcatgtgaaaaaaattttccatcacCACCATTATGGCGAACACTAAGAGAATCTTGTTTACGATGGCGACACAGACTTGCACTTATTGAACAATGGAATCGTGTTTGTCTAGCATTAAcagcaaaattattaaatatcatgTATGGACCAATGTTTCCAGAGCTTAAAATAAGTGAAGAAGACATGACCTTGGTACCATCAACAATATCAGATGAAGCTGTTGCACAAGCATGGTACAGATTACTAAGAACAATTGGTGATCCAGTTGATTTATGTAGACCAGCAGTTGTATCACAAACACAAGCATTTTTACAATATGCAATTGCAAGTACAAATGTCGTTGATCCATGTCAACATCCATGTTTACAAGCATtaccacatatttttttaaaagcaataaaagGTATTGCTGGACAAGTTGATGCATTTCTTG gAATATCACAAGCAAACTGTTGGGAAGAATGTTgttcaaataattatcacaatacctataataataacaataataataataataatagtagtaatGCCTCAACATTACAAGGAggaaatcatcattattattatggatATTCAATTGGGGGGGTTGGTGGTAATGATAAAAGTGGTACAAATAGAGATCAACCACAACCatcaccaacaccaccaccaactcAACGAAGACTTGCTAAAAGTTTTAGCGTTACACCTTCTGCTGTCACCAAGG gAATGCCAAAAGCTTCATTGATTGGTTTAACAACAAGTAGAATAACAAGTCAACCATTGGCATTTGGTAATTCAGgaccatcatcaacatcaagtaCAGCTTCTGTTGCATCAATAAGTTGCAATGAAAATCGTCCATCATTGGCACCAGGTCGACCAAAATGTAATagtatatttcatttatttggtGAGTGGCTATTTGAAGCAGCACTTATTGGTACAAATGGATGGTCACAAAATTTACCACAACCACTTGGTGCATCAAAACGTCCATCATCTGTTCTTGTTGATGGACCAAGTTCATTACAAGAAACTAAAACTGAAATACCATCATCATTGGGAATTGATCGTTATGAGTCAGGAAGAGCTGAAGCAATTGGTGCACTTTGTCGTATAATATGTGCTAAAAAAACTGGTGAAGATATATTACCagtttatttatcaagatttTATCAAGCAATATCACGTGGtttaaatattgacaatataaatattaatgataataatcgtGAATGTGGTGAAACATTGGctagtatattaattaattcatcagaTTTATTTAGACTTGATTTAGATGGTGTTGAAATACTTGCACCAGCTATTTTAACAGCATTAGAACTTGTATTACCAGATAAAGatcttaaattaaaatcacaaaatatatcaaaaattgaattgagaAGAGcatcaatacaaatattattatcaatgctTGTTTTACCATTGCATTATCAAAATCTTGAAATTCGTGAATTACCAAATACATCTGTTGGTAttggttttgaaaaaaatacattaacatTTGGACAACTTAAACCAAGACTCATGAACTTACTTATAAATGCACTTCAAGTAGAAAATGATTCACTCAATACTCACATGTTACTTGGTGGATTAATGCTTAGTGTTCAAGACTCGGCAACTGTTGAAGAAGTTGAAAAAACAACAGTTATTGAATCCATGATAAATGacaatacaacaacaaatttattatcgtcag TAAGCAGTGATTCAACAAGTCAAATAAGCATTGCCAGTGATATTCGATCACTTGGTGAATCATCAGATGTTGGAACTGTCCAAGAAGAAACATCTGCAtttg ATTCAGCTCATGCACTTTTTTTACGTGCAACTTATCTTGTTTGTCATCGACTAATATCATCATGGAAAACAGATTTGAATATATCATTGGCTGcacttgaattattatcaggATTGGCAAGAACAAAAATTAGAGAAacag CAAGAAGACCAACgg aTGCATTGGAATGTAAACGTGCTGTTAAATGGCTTTGTGATTATATAACATACCAATGTTTTCGTCCACCACCAGCTCATTCAAAAGATCTTCATTCATCAATTGTTGCTGCATTTGGATGTTTAACAACATGGCTAACAGCACATCCAGAATTATTACAAGACAAGGATTGTTTAACAACAGTATTTGAAGTTGTTGAACTTGGTGTATCGGGTACAAAAAGTATTGGTAAACCTGGtgaacaaattaaaatgaaagatgaaaaagaattaaagCCAGCATCAATGCGTGTACGTGATGCTGCTGattcattattaacaataatacttGAACAAGTTGGATATTTTCCAAGTGCATGTGGTGCacaatcattatcatcattaattgaCGAAATAACACTgtgtcaaaaattaaaaaaacaaacaacaataaatggTAATAATAGACAGTTGGCTGTTGAAAAATTTCGTTATTTTGTTGCTGAAAATAATGCAACAATGTTGGCATTATTAGAAGAGCCATTAAttgatgacaatgataatgatgGAGATGGAgataaagatgatgaagatgatgatgttaatcttgatgatgatgacgatgacgatgatgatgatggtaatattaaaaaaaataataatcttaatagcaaaaaagaaaaacaaataccAACAGTAACAGTATTAATACGTGGTCCATTTGGTAGACATGCATGGACAATGAAATTACGTCATTTGCCACGTCACAAATCTGGATTTAAaagtattaatgaaaatttaggtAGACCATTACCACTTGCTGaggaaataattaaaactgatTTTAAGCCAAAattttttcctgataatattgataaaataccaCACTGTAAAGTTGATGAATCAATACCAAGTCTTGATACTGTTATGAATGACAATGATACtattaaaaatgaacattatttacttgaaaatttacttgataaacaaataattaatgaaagtaatattgataataaaattatagatgATAATTATAGTGAATGCATGACACCAAATAATTCATATGATTATCAAACAGcaagattatttttaagtcattttggttttttaaatattgaatcattaaTACAATctgctaataataataatgataaatcaaattgttgtaatttaataGCATTAGATCCAACATTAAATGGTTTTTTAGCTGATCTTGATAGTATTGATCAAACAAGTCCAAGAACATGTGATActgtacatattttttatgttaaatctggacaaaaaaatccaattgatatattatcaaatgttgtcaataaaaattatgtatcagctaattttttagaatttataaattcacttGGTTGGCCAGTTGATGTATCAAATCATTGTGGTTGGACTGGTCATGTATCAACATCATGGCATGctacaccaccaccaccatcatcatcatcatcatcaattaattttgataatcatGGTGGTAGTTTATACAATGGTAAtacacaaatattatattgggCTGATGTTAATTCAGAAATTGCATTTATTATACCAACTTGTGattcattatcaacaacaacaacaacagcaacatcttcatcatcttcatcatcgtcACATGGAATAATGATTGCTGAATCATTGGATGAACGTGAATTAAGTTATGGAAGTGATTGTACTATATCAAATCATACAAATTTTGAAAGAAGTATAAgtgatattgttaataataaaaatataacaattaattcacATAATCCAAGAACAATGTCATTGGATTTAGATAAACAACCATTaagtttaaatgataaatcatcaacaacaacaacaacaacaacaacatcaacagtaactgatacaacaacaacaacaaatacaacTAGACCAAGAAGAATAACAAAACATTCATTACCTGGACAAACAGATACACGTATTATGATTGTATGGCTTGAAAGCCATgaggattatttaaattttccaatatcacaattattatcatcaacaaatactGGTATTGATACATGTAGAGTATTACAATCATCTGATGTACaagtaatatatttacaatcattaaataatggaTTAATGAGAGTTAAATTACAAGGACCAATAACACGTATTAATTTAGCAACACCACTTGTTGATGGAATGATTGTATCACGTCGTGTACTTGGTACACTTGTACGACaaacatcattaaatatgggaaaaagaaaaagacttGATAATGATACTTATCATCCACCACATGTTAGAAGACGTTTAAAAATCCAAgatatgatttataaatataaacgtCATTTATCACAACCTGAATTActcacattattatttacaaatccacataaataa
- the LOC122848051 gene encoding ral GTPase-activating protein subunit beta isoform X4, with translation MNLGVFNRVNLKDTGGGMYSEWASLSSLIQRGSDESRSVLDKFSAGAGREVALSIVRQLSSNLGISQAAEPSTLNTDKEVQWCMEVICYGLSLPLAEHDTVRDCVNVYCEWLSALYSTPKISVPKPIVDDPNFYARKIISHFHNLFVPRKGEVWPFLYQDLGADTINKQAVLCHRVLRTLQQVARSTAILDGETWESLLLFLIGINDALLAPPAVREDAGEQLCERVLGVLLEVWLVACEKNFPSPPLWRTLRESCLRWRHRLALIEQWNRVCLALTAKLLNIMYGPMFPELKISEEDMTLVPSTISDEAVAQAWYRLLRTIGDPVDLCRPAVVSQTQAFLQYAIASTNVVDPCQHPCLQALPHIFLKAIKGIAGQVDAFLGISQANCWEECCSNNYHNTYNNNNNNNNNSSNASTLQGGNHHYYYGYSIGGVGGNDKSGTNRDQPQPSPTPPPTQRRLAKSFSVTPSAVTKGMPKASLIGLTTSRITSQPLAFGNSGPSSTSSTASVASISCNENRPSLAPGRPKCNSIFHLFGEWLFEAALIGTNGWSQNLPQPLGASKRPSSVLVDGPSSLQETKTEIPSSLGIDRYESGRAEAIGALCRIICAKKTGEDILPVYLSRFYQAISRGLNIDNININDNNRECGETLASILINSSDLFRLDLDGVEILAPAILTALELVLPDKDLKLKSQNISKIELRRASIQILLSMLVLPLHYQNLEIRELPNTSVGIGFEKNTLTFGQLKPRLMNLLINALQVENDSLNTHMLLGGLMLSVQDSATVEEVEKTTVIESMINDNTTTNLLSSDSAHALFLRATYLVCHRLISSWKTDLNISLAALELLSGLARTKIRETARRPTDALECKRAVKWLCDYITYQCFRPPPAHSKDLHSSIVAAFGCLTTWLTAHPELLQDKDCLTTVFEVVELGVSGTKSIGKPGEQIKMKDEKELKPASMRVRDAADSLLTIILEQVGYFPSACGAQSLSSLIDEITLCQKLKKQTTINGNNRQLAVEKFRYFVAENNATMLALLEEPLIDDNDNDGDGDKDDEDDDVNLDDDDDDDDDDGNIKKNNNLNSKKEKQIPTVTVLIRGPFGRHAWTMKLRHLPRHKSGFKSINENLGRPLPLAEEIIKTDFKPKFFPDNIDKIPHCKVDESIPSLDTVMNDNDTIKNEHYLLENLLDKQIINESNIDNKIIDDNYSECMTPNNSYDYQTARLFLSHFGFLNIESLIQSANNNNDKSNCCNLIALDPTLNGFLADLDSIDQTSPRTCDTVHIFYVKSGQKNPIDILSNVVNKNYVSANFLEFINSLGWPVDVSNHCGWTGHVSTSWHATPPPPSSSSSSINFDNHGGSLYNGNTQILYWADVNSEIAFIIPTCDSLSTTTTTATSSSSSSSSHGIMIAESLDERELSYGSDCTISNHTNFERSISDIVNNKNITINSHNPRTMSLDLDKQPLSLNDKSSTTTTTTTTSTVTDTTTTTNTTRPRRITKHSLPGQTDTRIMIVWLESHEDYLNFPISQLLSSTNTGIDTCRVLQSSDVQVIYLQSLNNGLMRVKLQGPITRINLATPLVDGMIVSRRVLGTLVRQTSLNMGKRKRLDNDTYHPPHVRRRLKIQDMIYKYKRHLSQPELLTLLFTNPHK, from the exons ATGAATTTAGGCGTATTTAACAGAGTTAATCTCAAG gaTACTGGAGGTGGAATGTATTCAGAATGGGCATCATTGAGTTCATTGATACAAAGAGGCTCAGATGAGAGTCGTAGtgttttagataaattttcagCAGGTGCTGGACGTGAAGTTGCACTTTCAATTGTACgtcaattatcatcaaatcTTGGTATATCACAAGCTGCTGAACCAAGTACATTAAATACAGATAAAGAAGTACAATGGTGTATGGAAGTAATATGTTATGGTTTATCATTACCCCTGGCTGAACATGATACTGTACGTGATTGTGTCAATGTTTATTGTGAATGGCTATCAGCACTATATTCTACACCAAAAATATCAGTACCAAAACCAATTGTTGATGATCCAAATTTTTATGCCAGAAAAATCATCAgtcattttcataatttatttgtaccaAGAAAAGGCGAAG TTTGGCCATTTTTGTATCAAGATTTAG GAGctgatacaataaataaacaagcaGTATTGTGTCATCGTGTATTACGAACACTTCAACAAGTTGCACGTAGTACAGCTATTTTAGATGGTGAAACTTGggaaagtttattattatttttaattggtatTAATGATGCATTATTGGCACCACCAGCTGTTCGTGAAGATGCCGGTGAACAATTATGTGAAAGAGTACTTGGTGTACTTCTTGAAGTTTGGCTTGTtgcatgtgaaaaaaattttccatcacCACCATTATGGCGAACACTAAGAGAATCTTGTTTACGATGGCGACACAGACTTGCACTTATTGAACAATGGAATCGTGTTTGTCTAGCATTAAcagcaaaattattaaatatcatgTATGGACCAATGTTTCCAGAGCTTAAAATAAGTGAAGAAGACATGACCTTGGTACCATCAACAATATCAGATGAAGCTGTTGCACAAGCATGGTACAGATTACTAAGAACAATTGGTGATCCAGTTGATTTATGTAGACCAGCAGTTGTATCACAAACACAAGCATTTTTACAATATGCAATTGCAAGTACAAATGTCGTTGATCCATGTCAACATCCATGTTTACAAGCATtaccacatatttttttaaaagcaataaaagGTATTGCTGGACAAGTTGATGCATTTCTTG gAATATCACAAGCAAACTGTTGGGAAGAATGTTgttcaaataattatcacaatacctataataataacaataataataataataatagtagtaatGCCTCAACATTACAAGGAggaaatcatcattattattatggatATTCAATTGGGGGGGTTGGTGGTAATGATAAAAGTGGTACAAATAGAGATCAACCACAACCatcaccaacaccaccaccaactcAACGAAGACTTGCTAAAAGTTTTAGCGTTACACCTTCTGCTGTCACCAAGG gAATGCCAAAAGCTTCATTGATTGGTTTAACAACAAGTAGAATAACAAGTCAACCATTGGCATTTGGTAATTCAGgaccatcatcaacatcaagtaCAGCTTCTGTTGCATCAATAAGTTGCAATGAAAATCGTCCATCATTGGCACCAGGTCGACCAAAATGTAATagtatatttcatttatttggtGAGTGGCTATTTGAAGCAGCACTTATTGGTACAAATGGATGGTCACAAAATTTACCACAACCACTTGGTGCATCAAAACGTCCATCATCTGTTCTTGTTGATGGACCAAGTTCATTACAAGAAACTAAAACTGAAATACCATCATCATTGGGAATTGATCGTTATGAGTCAGGAAGAGCTGAAGCAATTGGTGCACTTTGTCGTATAATATGTGCTAAAAAAACTGGTGAAGATATATTACCagtttatttatcaagatttTATCAAGCAATATCACGTGGtttaaatattgacaatataaatattaatgataataatcgtGAATGTGGTGAAACATTGGctagtatattaattaattcatcagaTTTATTTAGACTTGATTTAGATGGTGTTGAAATACTTGCACCAGCTATTTTAACAGCATTAGAACTTGTATTACCAGATAAAGatcttaaattaaaatcacaaaatatatcaaaaattgaattgagaAGAGcatcaatacaaatattattatcaatgctTGTTTTACCATTGCATTATCAAAATCTTGAAATTCGTGAATTACCAAATACATCTGTTGGTAttggttttgaaaaaaatacattaacatTTGGACAACTTAAACCAAGACTCATGAACTTACTTATAAATGCACTTCAAGTAGAAAATGATTCACTCAATACTCACATGTTACTTGGTGGATTAATGCTTAGTGTTCAAGACTCGGCAACTGTTGAAGAAGTTGAAAAAACAACAGTTATTGAATCCATGATAAATGacaatacaacaacaaatttattatcgtcag ATTCAGCTCATGCACTTTTTTTACGTGCAACTTATCTTGTTTGTCATCGACTAATATCATCATGGAAAACAGATTTGAATATATCATTGGCTGcacttgaattattatcaggATTGGCAAGAACAAAAATTAGAGAAacag CAAGAAGACCAACgg aTGCATTGGAATGTAAACGTGCTGTTAAATGGCTTTGTGATTATATAACATACCAATGTTTTCGTCCACCACCAGCTCATTCAAAAGATCTTCATTCATCAATTGTTGCTGCATTTGGATGTTTAACAACATGGCTAACAGCACATCCAGAATTATTACAAGACAAGGATTGTTTAACAACAGTATTTGAAGTTGTTGAACTTGGTGTATCGGGTACAAAAAGTATTGGTAAACCTGGtgaacaaattaaaatgaaagatgaaaaagaattaaagCCAGCATCAATGCGTGTACGTGATGCTGCTGattcattattaacaataatacttGAACAAGTTGGATATTTTCCAAGTGCATGTGGTGCacaatcattatcatcattaattgaCGAAATAACACTgtgtcaaaaattaaaaaaacaaacaacaataaatggTAATAATAGACAGTTGGCTGTTGAAAAATTTCGTTATTTTGTTGCTGAAAATAATGCAACAATGTTGGCATTATTAGAAGAGCCATTAAttgatgacaatgataatgatgGAGATGGAgataaagatgatgaagatgatgatgttaatcttgatgatgatgacgatgacgatgatgatgatggtaatattaaaaaaaataataatcttaatagcaaaaaagaaaaacaaataccAACAGTAACAGTATTAATACGTGGTCCATTTGGTAGACATGCATGGACAATGAAATTACGTCATTTGCCACGTCACAAATCTGGATTTAAaagtattaatgaaaatttaggtAGACCATTACCACTTGCTGaggaaataattaaaactgatTTTAAGCCAAAattttttcctgataatattgataaaataccaCACTGTAAAGTTGATGAATCAATACCAAGTCTTGATACTGTTATGAATGACAATGATACtattaaaaatgaacattatttacttgaaaatttacttgataaacaaataattaatgaaagtaatattgataataaaattatagatgATAATTATAGTGAATGCATGACACCAAATAATTCATATGATTATCAAACAGcaagattatttttaagtcattttggttttttaaatattgaatcattaaTACAATctgctaataataataatgataaatcaaattgttgtaatttaataGCATTAGATCCAACATTAAATGGTTTTTTAGCTGATCTTGATAGTATTGATCAAACAAGTCCAAGAACATGTGATActgtacatattttttatgttaaatctggacaaaaaaatccaattgatatattatcaaatgttgtcaataaaaattatgtatcagctaattttttagaatttataaattcacttGGTTGGCCAGTTGATGTATCAAATCATTGTGGTTGGACTGGTCATGTATCAACATCATGGCATGctacaccaccaccaccatcatcatcatcatcatcaattaattttgataatcatGGTGGTAGTTTATACAATGGTAAtacacaaatattatattgggCTGATGTTAATTCAGAAATTGCATTTATTATACCAACTTGTGattcattatcaacaacaacaacaacagcaacatcttcatcatcttcatcatcgtcACATGGAATAATGATTGCTGAATCATTGGATGAACGTGAATTAAGTTATGGAAGTGATTGTACTATATCAAATCATACAAATTTTGAAAGAAGTATAAgtgatattgttaataataaaaatataacaattaattcacATAATCCAAGAACAATGTCATTGGATTTAGATAAACAACCATTaagtttaaatgataaatcatcaacaacaacaacaacaacaacaacatcaacagtaactgatacaacaacaacaacaaatacaacTAGACCAAGAAGAATAACAAAACATTCATTACCTGGACAAACAGATACACGTATTATGATTGTATGGCTTGAAAGCCATgaggattatttaaattttccaatatcacaattattatcatcaacaaatactGGTATTGATACATGTAGAGTATTACAATCATCTGATGTACaagtaatatatttacaatcattaaataatggaTTAATGAGAGTTAAATTACAAGGACCAATAACACGTATTAATTTAGCAACACCACTTGTTGATGGAATGATTGTATCACGTCGTGTACTTGGTACACTTGTACGACaaacatcattaaatatgggaaaaagaaaaagacttGATAATGATACTTATCATCCACCACATGTTAGAAGACGTTTAAAAATCCAAgatatgatttataaatataaacgtCATTTATCACAACCTGAATTActcacattattatttacaaatccacataaataa